The Chitinophaga sp. H8 region AAAACCTATTCTGATCATACTCACCTTACCGGTTACTATCTTCACCCTGGGGTTATTCCTGCTGGTGATCAATGCTATTATTATCCTGCTGGCCACCAAACTGGTATCTGGATTTACAGTAGATAATTTTTGGTGGGCGCTGCTTTTTAGTATTGTCATGTCTGTCATTGCAGGACTGATGCACAGTCTGGCAGGTGGTGGAAACGATAATTAATATAATAATCGCCCTTTGCAGAATACTCCCTTTCCTTAAAATGTGTATGCATGTATTTTAACCGCGATCAAATCAGTGATGAACAACTGATTGCTTTTTACAAAGTGCTCGTATACCCAAGACTGGTAGAGGAAAAAATGTTGTTGCTGCTGCGGCAGGGCAAGGTAAGCAAATGGTTTTCCGGTATTGGCCAGGAAGCTATTGCCATAGGGGCTACGCTGGCACTGGAAGCAGATGAATGGATCCTTCCCCTGCATCGTAATCTCGGGGTTTTTACAGCCCGGCAGATGCCGCTTACACAACTGTTCCGGCAATGGCAGGGTAGCCAGCAAGGGTTTAGCAAAGGCAGGGAACGTTCTTTTCATTTCGGTAGCCGGGCACACCACATTTGCGGTATGATTTCCCATCTAGGCCCCCAACTGGCAATAGCGGACGGGATCGCACTGGCCCATCAGCTTAAACAGGAAAAGAAAGTAACCCTCGCTTTTACCGGCGAAGGAGGTACCAGCGAAGGGGAGTTTCACGAAGCCCTGAATGTAGCTGCTGTATGGGATCTCCCGGTTATCTTCCTCATAGAAAATAATGGCTACGGACTCAGTACACCCGTGAGTGAACAATACCGTTGCAATCGGTTGGTAGACCGTGCAATCGGCTATGGTATGAAAGGCATGCACATAGATGGCAATAACTTACTGGAAGTATACCATGCCGTAAAAGAAGCAGCTACCTACGCGCGACAGGAAAACAAACCCGTGCTGATTGAAGCGATGACCTTCCGGATGCGGGGCCATGAGGAAGCCAGTGGTACAAAATATGTGCCTCCGGCGCTTCTGGAAGAATGGGCAAAGAAAGATCCGGTTTCCAACTATGAAGATTTTCTGATGCACCTGGGATTACTTTCCGGAGAGGATCTTACCCATATCAAACAGGAAATCAAATCACAGATAGAAACTAATATCGCTGCGGGATTGTCAGACGGCCCAATACTAGGCAACACCGCAGCAGAACTGGCAGATGTTTATGCGGAAGATAGCTCCACTCTAAACAAAGGCACCAATTCCCCCAATAGCAGCATAGCGAATGCAGACAATGCCATTGCAAACATAGCCAGAACTAACAGCGCCTGTACGCCGGATAATAACCCAGGTGGCCCAGCTACTGAAAAACGCCTGATTGACGCCATCGCAGACGGCTTACGTCAATCAATGGAGATACATCCTAATCTTATCCTTATGGGACAGGATATCGCTGAATACGGTGGTGCATTTAAAATTACGGACGGTTTTGTAGCGCAGTTTGGGAAACAGCGGGTGCGGAATACCCCACTCTGCGAAAGCGCCATTATAGGTACGGCCCTGGGGCTGAGTTTATCCGGCTTCAAAAGTATGGTGGAAATGCAGTTCGCCGACTTTGTTTCCTGCGGCTTTAACCAGATCATTAATAACCTGGCTAAAATACACTACCGCTGGGGGCAGGCGGCCGACGTGGTGATACGGATGCCTGCTGGTGGCGGCGTAGGTGCAGGCCCCTTTCATTCTCAAACCAATGAAGCCTGGTTTACCCATACACCAGGGCTAAAAGTAGTATACCCCTCCTCTCCGGATGATGCCAAAGGGCTGCTGGCGGCGGCTATTACCGACCCCAACCCCGTATTATACTTTGAGCATAAAGCCCTTTACAGGAGTATCAGCGGACTGGTTCCCGACGATTATTACCTCACCCCCATCGGAAAAGCCAAACTGGTACAGGAAGGCAGCGACCTAAGCATCATCACGTATGGGGCAGGCGTACACTGGGCACTGGAATATGCACAGCAACATCCGCAGCTGTCACTCTCCATACTAGACCTCCGGACGTTACTACCTCTTGATTATGAGGCTATTAAAGCGGTAGTGGCCCAAACAGGGAAGGTATTGGTTTTACATGAAGCCACGCTTACCGGAGGGTTTGGGGGAGAAATCAGTGCCTGGATTGCCGAACATTGTTTCCATTTGCTGGACGCCCCCGTAATGCGCTGTGGTAGTTTGGATACTCCCATCCCATTTGCAATGGAACTGGAAAAAAATTTCCTGGCCAAATCCCGGCTGGATCAGTGCATACGGGAATTAGCTGCCTACTGATCCCATGCAGACATTGTCTATTTGCACCGAATGCCCTAACTTGCAGCTGGATTTTAAAAGTATATACTATGTTGATGACAATATTAAATGCTGTGAATCACTCTGCGCTCTATAATGCAGGAACTAAAGCGGGCTTCTTCCTGGCTACCTTTTTCATTTTGCTGTTTGCTGCGATGTTTCTGTATGCTACCATCAAATACGCAAAACGTTAATCTTATTTAGCTTTCAACTTCTTAATATAAAGGGCTGACCAAAAAATATTATTGGTCAGCCCTAATTTTATGAAAGTACCTGTTTCCTGTTATTTTACCCTCACATATACCAATTTCCCCGACCGCTTACCACTATCTCTTACATCTATTTCAAAATCGGGTACACTCTTGATCAGCTGCACCAGTTTATTAAATCCATAATTCCGGGAATCAAAATCAGGCTGCTTTTTTATCAGCAGGTTGCCCAGTTCTCCAAGATAGGCCCAGCCATCCTCATCTGCAATATCATTGATGCTGGAGGCCAGCAAGTCCACCATATCCATATCCGCCTTACTGATGGCTTTCTGTTTTTCTTTGGCACTACGGGATTTGCTCGTGTCGCTTTTCTTTTCTTTTATGGCAAGTATTTCAATATAAATAAACTTATCACATGCCGCGCGGAAGGCACTGGGTGTTTTCTTCTCTCCCATGCCAAACACCTTCATGCCCGCCTCCCGGAGCCGGGTAGCCAGCCGCGTAAAATCACTGTCGCTGGATACCAGGCAAAACCCATCTACCCGGCCGGTATATAAAATGTCCATCGCATCAATGATCATCGCCGAGTCTGTCGCGTTTTTGCCGGTAGTATAACTGTACTGCTGAATAGGTGTAATAGCATTATCCAGTAATACCCCTTTCCAGCCAGACACAGTAGGTTTGGTCCAGTCGCCATAGATTCTCTTAAATGTAGGAATACCATACTTGGCTACCTCTTCCAGCATGGCTTTTATATTAGAATAAGGAATATTATCTGCATCAATCAATACGGCAAGCCGGAGATCTTTTGTATTACTGTCCATCTCATTCATATTTTATGGGTATTCAAGCGTATAAGCAAAACAGCGGCTGGCTCAAACAATTGAGACAACCGCCGTTTTATGCAGGTACCGCAGTACCAGGGTAATGCCTTCAGTGCTCCTGAAAAGGTACACGCTTACCCTTATATAATCATAGCAATATTATTTAACCAGGTAAGCACGGATCATCCAGGCCATTTTTTCATGCTTTTGCATAAGACCGGTTACAAAATCACTGGAGCCTTTGTCTTTATACTTTTCATCAAATTCATCAATCAGCCGGCGCAGGTTACGGATCACGGTTTCATGATCGTCCAGCAGGTTTTTCAGTTGTTTTTTCTGATCATTGGTATAATCTCCTTCCAGAAGATTCGTCAACTTGAGAAAGTCGGCCATACGGCCTTCTGCATAGTGGCCCAGGGTACGTATCTTTTCTGCCACATCATCCCCAAAGTCTGCAAGCTCTTCATATTGTGCTTCAAAAAACTTATGCATTTCCATGAAACTGGGACTCTCTATATTCCAATGATAGTTTCTTGTTTTAGTGTATAACACTACTTCGTCGGCCAGTACTTTATTAAGCTCTAAAGCTATCTGTTTTAAATTTCCATCAGAAACGCCAATGTTTGCTTTCATATCTGTTATTTTTTTAGTTTACCGATATATAAATTTACGGGAATACCCATGTTTATAATATGATGGATATCATTAATTAACGATTGTTTAATTAAACAGCCTGCACCCTGATTTTGTTCATGTGGGAGGGGTTGTGGACCAATATCCCAACATGTTCCGTGCCAATTCTTTATTCATAATTGCAGTATACTTCCTAATTTTGCGGTATGAACCAGGTGCCGGGGAGAATTTACACCCTTCAATTTATATTACTCTGCCTCAGTAATGCCCTTTTTTCTGCCAGTTTCAACATGTTGATCCCTGAATTGCCTGCCTACCTCAGTAGTATGGGCGGCGAAGGATATAAAGGATATATTATTGGTCTTTTCACTGTAACAGCAGCACTTTCCCGCCCCTTCAGCGGAAAGCTGACGGATACCATTGGCCGTATACCGGTCATGATATTTGGTTCTGTTATCTGTGTGGTGTGCAGCCTGCTCTATCCCCTGGTTAGTTCAGTAGGGGCATTTTTATTACTCCGGTTCTTTCATGGTTTTTCTACCGGTTTTAAACCTACCGGTACTGCCGCCTATGTGTCGGACCTGGTACCTCACACCCGGCGGGCCGAAGCGATGGGAATGGTAGGACTTTTCAGTACGATAGGTATGGCCATGGGGCCTGCCATTGGGGGTTACGTGGCCCTGCACTTTAATATCCAGATCATGTTCCAGCTTTCAGCAGTGATGGCACTGCTGTCTGTGGTGATACTGGTAGGGATGAAAGAAACCCTCCAAAACAAGCAGCGCTTCAAACCCACCCTCCTGAAGGTATCTGCCAATGAAATTTTTGAGCCGCTGGTATTGGCCCCCATGGTAGTTACGTTTCTTACTTACTTCAGCTATGGGGTTTTACTCACTATCATACCGGATTTCAGTACCCACCTGGGGATCCATAATAAAGGGCTTTTCTTTACGTTCTTTACAATCAGTTCTATAGGTATCCGTTTGCTCGCAGGCAAAGCATCTGACCGTTATGGACGGGTGCCTGTACTGAAGATCTCTGCTACCATGCTGGCTGCAGCCACCTTCCTGATGGCCATTGCTCATACCCCTCAGCTATTACTGGCGGCAGCGGTGCTTTATGGAGTAGCACTGGGGATTAATTCTCCGGCAGTCACCGCCTGGACCATCGATCTGGGGCTTCCGGAACATCGCGGCCGGGCACTGGCCAGCATGTATATTGCACTGGAGGCTGGCATTGGATTGGGCGCCTACTTTTCTGCTTTTATCTATAATAACAACGCCGGTTTCTTCCCACTTACCTTTTACGTAACCACCGTCATTACCCTCCTGGCTACCTTTTACCTGCTGTTTGTTTATGATAACCAACGCCTTAAAGTAATGTGGCGGTTTGTTCATATTAAGAAATGGCGATAATATTATTCCAGCAGCAGCTCATCACCGGCCACAGGCTCGCTTTTATCCACCAGCTCACGGGGAAGCTCTTTTTTAGTTTCCAGCCCCAGCCGACGCATACCTTCTGCCCTAGTCACCAGGTTACCCCGGCCCGTACTTAATTTATTCATGGCACTGTCGTATACCTCCTGGCTACGGCCCAGATGTATTCCCACCGTCCGCATATCTTCTGCAAAACCTACAAACTTTTCATAAAGCGCACTTCCCTGTTTCACGATTTCTTCAGCATTCCTGTTCTGGTTTTCCAGCCGCCACATTGCATCAATAATCCGCAAGGTAGCCAGCAGAGAAGGTACACTCACTACAATGATCTTTTTCCGGAAAGCATAGTCATAGAGATCATCCTGCTGCAAAATAGCAAGTGCATATGCCGGCTCAACAGGTACAAACAGCAATACAAAGTCCGTTGTATTTTTATACAGGGAATGATAACTTTTACGGCTCAGCTCATCCACATGGTTCTTCACTGACTGCAGATGCAGCTTTAGTGCCTGTTGTTTTTCCACTTCATCTGTAGCGCTGCAATACTGTTCATAGGCTTTCAGCGATACCTTAGAGTCAATAACCAATTGCCGGTTCTCCGGCAATAATAACAACAGGTCGGGCCTTTTAAGCATGCCCTCACTATCCCGTTGCGCATCCTGTGTAAAGTAATGAATGCCCTTTTCCAGCCCTGATGCTTCCAGTACGCGCTCCAGTATCATCTCTCCCCAGTTTCCCTGCTTTTTGGTATCCGCCTTTAAGGCATTGGTCAGGTTGTTAGCCTCCTGGGTAAGTGTTTGATTGAGGAGGAGGAGTTTTTGCAGTTCCGTTTTTAATTCTGTACGCTGGGTGGTCTCTGCTACCAGCGACTGCTGTACACTACTCCGGAAACTCTCAATCTTCTCCGCCAGCGGTTTCAGGATATCATCCATTTTATGCTGGTTCTGTTCCATAAAAGTCCCGGATATACGCTGCAACAATTGCTGCGCGGTATTCTCAAACTGTACTTTAAACTCCTGCTGTATTTCCTGCAAACGCTGCTTTTCTTCATTGAGCTGCTGGTGCAGGAACCGGTTCTGCTCTTCTATCCTGCTGCTATCTCCCATCAGCTGCTGAAACTCTGTATACACGTGATCCAGCCGCTGTTGCTTTTCCTGCAATTCTATCCGTTTATCTTCCAGCATGTGCTGTGTATAGGTATATTGCGCTTCCAGGTGGTTATTCCGTTCTTTTAAAAGTACCTGCTCCTGTTGTTGTTGTTCCCATTTCTGCCTGACAGAAAAATACAACCACCCCAGTACAACTGCGAGGGCACCAGTGATAGTAAGCAATACAGTGTAGTTCATAATTAGTTGTTTAGAAATGAGGAGGGCCTTTCATTGAGTTATAGCGCCAGCCTTAATATGGTAGCTTTTCCTTTAACATTTATGCTTGTTAAGATCCGGGCATGCCTTTCAGTTAGTTTTTGCACCTGCAATAGTAACGTTTTACTGCGCAATATATTTGCACAGCTGTACAGGTAACACAGGAAGTGGAGGTGCCATAAATAAATGAAAGTACCCCTGAGCATTACTTAAACATCACCTCAACCCCATCAGGTATCCGGATAAAAAAAGGTGCCTCAAAAGCTGAGACACCTCTTCTACGTTATTTTATCGCTTCAGAAAAGTAAATTATAGTTGTTCGTACAGTTTGCGCAGCCGCTCTCTGGTCATGATCTGCTGCCAGTCTTTGCCCAGCGCATTTTCCCACAGTGGTGCCATTCCCAGAGATACATTGATCATCGTATCAAACTGCTCATCCGTAAGGCCTTTTGTAATATGCTGGGGAATTTCAATGTTGTGTTTCTTCACCATGGCCTTAAATTTCTTTACCCCATCCGGATAGAATTCTTCCAGTTTGTCAAACACGATACAGTTTCCAATACCATGTTTGGTACCCAGCAGATAAGCTAATCCGTAACTTACCGCATGTGCCACCCCTACCTGGGAATAAGCAATACTCATCCCTCCGGCATAAGATGCCATCATCAGTTTTTCATCTGCATCATCATCCCATTGTTTCTTTTCCAGGAATATTTCCTCACACAGCTCCTGTGCCTTCTCACCGTAAGATTTACTGAATGCATTCAGATAAGTACCCTGAAGCGATTCCACACAATGGATAAAGCAATCCATCGCAGTATAAAAACGCTGATTAGCAGGTACGCTGCTGGTTAAAGAAGGGTCCAGCATAATCTGATCAAAAGTGGTAAAGTCTGAATTCATACCCAGTTTACGGGTAGGCCCGGTAAGTACACAGGTACGGCTCACTTCTGCTCCTGTACCTGAAATAGTAGGAATACCCATCTTATAAACGCCACGCACCTTTACCAGGTCCCATCCCTGATAATCTGCTGAAGAGCCGGGGTTAGTCATCATCAACCCAACCGCTTTGGCCAGATCCATCACAGATCCTCCGCCTATACCAATAATCCCCGACACTTCCCCGAACGCAGCTTTCAGGTCATCCCGCAGCTTATCTACCTGGGTGGTTTTAGGCTCGTGCGTAACGTCAATGATTACAATCTTATCTTTTCCCTGTAAAGGAATACGTGATAAAAAGGCAGGTTTATCCTTGAAATATTCATCAACAAAGAAGATCATCGGTGCATCTCCCTTACGTTGAGGTGCCAGTATTTCATCCAGTTGATCAAATGATCCAAGGCCATATATTACATAGCCTACCATTTTAAAATTCCGGAATTTCATATATACAATTTCGTTTGTTTAAAATAATCGTTCCTGTCATCCTCCGTAAGGGGATCCTTACTACAATAATTTTGCTGCTTTATCCAGATCTTCCGGGGTATCTATTTCCACACCCATATATTCTGTAACCACCATTTTCATGGGGATGCCATTTTCCAGATAACGCAGGCATTCTATTTTTTCCGCAGCCTCCAACGGAGTCACCGGCATTTGTGTAAAGTCCAGCAAGGTTTGCTTCCGGAATGCATAGATACCGATATGTTCATAGTAAACAGATGGAAAATCTTTATTACGGGGATATGGAATAACAGACCGGGAAAAGAACAATGCATTGAACTGCTTATCAACCGCCACCTTTACATAATTAGGGTCTTCTATCAGCTTCCAGTCTTTCAGTTCCTGCATCAGGGAAGCTACTCTTACCTGTTTGCCTGCTTCTCCTTCAAATACACTTAGCAACTTTTCCAGTGGTTCTTTTTGCGTAAAAGGTTCATCGCCCTGCACGTTTACCACAATATCCACGTCCATATCCACCACAGCTTCCGCAATACGGTCTGTTCCACACTCGTGCTCCTTTTTGCTCATTACAGCTTTTCCTCCATGCTGCACAATTTCATCATAGATCACTTCACTGTCGCATACTACCATCACCTCATCAAAAACACCTGTGTTCACTGCTGATTCGTAGGTACGGAGAATAACTGTTTTTCCTCCCAGTTTTGCCATGAGCTTACCGGGGAACCTCGTGGCGCCATACCGGGCAGGAATCAAAGCTATTTTTTTCATGCGCATATATTTAATACCGGAAGCAGCTTTTTCATTGACAATCTTACTTACCAGGAAACCGCTTCCGGTCCGGTGCTATTTATTTATAATACACTTTTGACAGCTTTTACCAGCTTTTCTGCTTTCTCTTTCACCTCATCCTGGTTCCAGCCGAGATTAACAGGTGTGGAAATGCAACGGCCTATAATAGCGTCTGAAGCGGGGAATTGTTTGGTTTTATATTGCTCCATGGCTTGTTTAAGACCTGGAGGGAAAGCATGCAGGGAAGCATTTTGTTTGAAATGATCCCATTGGCGGATATAATGCCAGTTATTATCAAACCAGAAGAAGGCTGCTAATCCGGCTGCCTTCATAGCGGCAGCAGCAGCACGGGCAGTGTTTTCATCCGGCAGGAAAAATGACAGGTGCGTCGCACTGTCGCCCGCCTCATCCGGCAAACGGCGGAAAGTTACCTCCGACACAGTAGCTAGGGCATCCTTCATGATCTTTTTGTTGTTACGCAGGATAGATAAAATGTTGTCCAGCTTGCGTATTTGAGCCAACCCTACCGCTGCATGCAGCTCAGATATACGGTAGTTATAGCCCATAAATGGATGCTGATCTGCACCACGGTCTACTCCCAGATGATCATGTCCATGGTCTGCGTACGCATCGCTTTTAACATATACATCCTGATCATTGGTAACAATAGCACCACCTTCTGCGCAGGTAATTGTTTTTACAAAATCAAAAGAAAAAGTACCCGCATGTCCGATAGTACCCAGGGCTTTACCTTTATAACTACCTCCAAAAGACTGGCAGGCATCTTCCAGTAAAATCAGCTGGTGCTTATCACAAATAGCCTTTAATGCATCCAGGTCGGCCATTGAACCACACATATGCACCGGCATTACCGCTTTGGTCTGAGGGGTAATTGCCGCCTCTACCGCTTTAGGATCCAGTGTCAGGGTATCATCCACATCTACCAGCACCGGGGTGGCGCCTACGGAAAACACAGATTCAAAACTGGCCACAAATGTAAAAGTGGGCATAATGATCTCATCACCTGCACCAATACCCAACGCAGCCATGGCGGTGCTAAGTGCAGTAGTACCACTGGAAGTGAGCTGTGTATACTTCACGTCCAGCTTATCGCAAATAGCCTGTTCCAGCTCTTTTGCTTTCCAGATGCCTTTGCGCGGACCATCAAATCCGTAGCGCATCATAATGCCGGTTTCCAGTACATCATTTACTTCTTTCCGCTCTTCGGCTCCAAATAGTTCATATCCGGGCATAAACAGTTGATTTTAAAATATAATAAAGGTTCTATTTTATGGTGGGGCAAAGGTACTATAATCAATGTTCCCATACATCCTAAAAACTGTTTATCTTTTGCTAAAAATTTGCCATGCGTTTTATATTGTTTTTGTTCATACTAAGTATATTCTCAGGGGTACTCTCCATAAATACCTACGCTCAGCATCCTGAAGAACAACAAATCCGGGCCCTGATGCAACAACAAACTGCTGCCTGGAACGAGGGTGATCTTAATGGTTTTATGCAAACCTATTGGCAATCAGACTCTCTTATGTTCATTGGCAAAAGTGGTGTCACCTATAGCTGGCAAGCCACCCTGGATAATTATAAAAAGTCTTACCCGGATACAGCGGCAATGGGGAAGCTTAATTTTAACTTACTGGAATTCAAACCCTTAACTCCAGTATTATATTTTGTGGTGGGTAAATGGCACCTGCAACGTACCGCCGGCGACCTGCAAGGGCATTTTAGCCTGCTTATCAGGAAAATAAATGGAGAATGGAAAATTGTGGCTGATCACAGCAGTTAAAGGAGCATAAAAAAACCGTCCCAGGAATGAGACGGCTTGTTATACACCACAACATTAAAGAAGAAACTATGACTTTTGCTTCTTTTGAATTACTTATGTTTCGTCAACAGGATACAGTTAAATGCCTTTTATTTATTTTTTGCTGCATCCCGCACGGTTTTATTTTCCTTTTCCGGCTTTTCAGATAAATCACCATGCATAGGGTTACGTCCATTTGCAGCTTTGTCTGTTGATAATATCTCTACGGGATGCTGCTTTACTTGCTTATATGCGGTACTGTGCTTGTCTGTTTTCTCTCCCTGCTTCCCAATATCAGCTTTAGCTGGTTGTTGCTTATTATTTTTCATGATAATCATTTTAAATAATAATGAATCGCTACTCCCTGTGTAAAGTCATCAAAGTCTATTCCAACACCAATATCCCCTCCCACAGCGGCCAGGAAGGATGATTATGAGGTATTAATTCCCCATGCCGGTTGTCTCACTCCCATTCCTGTGCATCAGATGCTACACCATAAATCCTGTCATGACCTGCCGGCTATCTGGTTTTGATTTCCTGGAAATGACTGGTAATGAACATATTAATTTCAATGCACTATTACCGCAGTAGGCATTAACATCCGATTCACAAAAACACGCTTTGATTTTCCCGCACACCGCCTATATTTGTATCCTCAATTCTTTTAACCCTTCCCTGTGATAAACGCTATTTAATTTTTACCCAGTCCTGTTTAAAACCCGGTATCTATTCATTTATAACTATTAACTGTTATGACCGGGAAAGTTAAATTGCTTTTTACTGTTGGTATACTTATCTGTTATGCACTCACGGGTTGCACTAAAAAAGACCCGCTCATCCCTGTTAAGCCTGATGTTATCGTTCCGGGGGATTCTGTTACTGTTACAGAAAACAAAGTAGACCGGAATGAGCTGTTAACACTGGTAAATGGGCTACGCAGCCGGGGATGCGACTGTGGTAGTACTAAAATGCCGCCAGTGCATGCGCTGAAGTGGAGCGGCTCCCTGGAAAAGGCAGCATGGCTGCATAGTAAGGATATGAAAGTCAATAACTTCTTTCAACATAATTCCCAGAATGGTACTACTCCCGGCACACGTATTACTGCTGTAGGCTATAACTGGTATACCTATGGGGAAAATATTGCTAAAGGTAATATGGACGAACAGGCGGTGATATTGGGATGGCTATCCAGCCCTGAACATTGTAAAAATATGATGAAGGCTGATTACTATGAGATAGGTATCGGACAGGAAGGGGTATACTGGACAATGGATCTCGGAAGCAGGGTTGCTGACAAATAGCACCCGATACTCTTTTTAGCTTTAAGGTACAGGCATCTTTTTCCGCCACATCCGCCATATAAAATAGATGTATGCTGTCAAAGTAATGATAAACCAGCTATAAAAAAAGATCATCCGGCCTGTAGTAGATTCTTCTGGTACCG contains the following coding sequences:
- a CDS encoding YybH family protein: MRFILFLFILSIFSGVLSINTYAQHPEEQQIRALMQQQTAAWNEGDLNGFMQTYWQSDSLMFIGKSGVTYSWQATLDNYKKSYPDTAAMGKLNFNLLEFKPLTPVLYFVVGKWHLQRTAGDLQGHFSLLIRKINGEWKIVADHSS
- a CDS encoding CAP domain-containing protein codes for the protein MTGKVKLLFTVGILICYALTGCTKKDPLIPVKPDVIVPGDSVTVTENKVDRNELLTLVNGLRSRGCDCGSTKMPPVHALKWSGSLEKAAWLHSKDMKVNNFFQHNSQNGTTPGTRITAVGYNWYTYGENIAKGNMDEQAVILGWLSSPEHCKNMMKADYYEIGIGQEGVYWTMDLGSRVADK